The following DNA comes from Leptospira stimsonii.
CTGGTTGCCGTTTCTCTACAACAGTAACTTAGGAAACGGTTGGATCACGCAAGCCGGTAAGAACAACACGCAAGGGTTGTTTATGCAGAATTCTTATCAGTGGTCCGTGATGCCTACGATCGCCGTAGCCCCGATGGGTTATAAATTTCGCGCGGATTTTTACGAAAAAACCGGGCAGGCGTTTCAACTTGAGATGTGGAAACAAAGCCCGTATTTGAACTACTTGATCGACATCGGATATGCGAATCATAGAAATTACGCGATCTCAAGCGCCTACGAAGATCGATTTCACAATTTCGGGATCGGAACTACGGCCGTTACAAATCAAGTCGATAAGGGAGCTTCGTTTCCTTACGATCCAAACAGCCCATATCGAAACATCGGTCAGGACGTGGAACCTTGGTGGAAGGGAAGAATTCTTTTAAACTCGAAGACGAACAACACGGAAAAGGACGTTACCCGAAACATCAGCTTTCAATACGAAAATTATACAAATCGTCTTTTTGATTACGAATACGGAAATCGTTACGAACCTGCAAACACACTTCAGTCCTTATATACCGCAAGAAACGTTCGCCAGGGTTATATTCGAAATACACTCGAATGGAAGTTCGATTATACGGAAAACCGAGGAGATCTTTCCATCAACGTGGGGATGAAGAGAAATCTTTTGTATTATATCCTAAGCCCGACGGATAAGTCGGGTTACTTTCCGACCGTGGACGTATTGCCGACCACCACGATCCGAAATTCTTCCGAAATCGGAAGGATTCCTTACTTTAATTCCGCTGTCTATTGGGATGCGTATTTAAACAATACGATTCTTCGTTACTACGGAGTTCCCACAAGGGAGAATCTAAGCATTCCAACCTTGGACGGAAATTATCAGGATCCTTACGGAAATTATAAGGAGAATGTTCTCAGAACGCAATACTTCACACAAGGGGAAACAGGTCTTCGAACTACGTTGAACTTTGGAAGTTATATGACGTTTACCCCGAACGCTTTTTTTGGGGCCAAAAAACAATCCGCTACGAGCAGAAACAACGCGGCGGTTACCGGTGTGACGGATAACGCGTTTACTTCTTTGGAACGTTATCTTGCAAGGGAATCTTACGAATACGTAAGAACGGCTTCCAATTTGAGAATCGGGATTCCTCTGATTTTTTTCAACGCGACGTATCGTAAACTCGAAGCCTACAAACCGGAACTACAGGATCCGATTCTGGCAAAGACGAGACAACACGAATTGGAAATTTCCTTGGAAAGTTATGCGCTGGAGAATTTTGAAATTTCCGTTCGAACCATACGAGATCTGAGATCCTTTTCGCCGGAATATCAACCGCAACCTACTAATCAAGAACGTTGGTATTTTACTGTGGCCCGCTTTTCGGGCTATTTTGATTTTTTAGACGGCCTGCGTCCGAAACGCGCTTCTCTGCTTGAAAAGAAAAGAAGCTTTTACTCCGGTCTTTTTATCAACAACGACTATGTACATCATACTCCAAAAGCAAAACCTCTTTCCAATAGTTTTACGGCTTCTTACAAGATGGGCGGCTTTACCCTTCCGTTCGTTCGGCTGATTCGTGAATTGGAATTGGGAGGAACCTGGTATCACGTCTATAATAGTCCGATACTTGACGGATATAGAATATTCGTAAAAGCGAATGTGGATTTTACGAGACACTTAGGAATCGAAGCGGAGCTGGATTCCAGGGTGAGTCAGCCTTGGAGATACACCAATCAGGTCGGAAATACCTACGATACTTTTTTTTACGGGAACGATCCTACGACGAGCGCGTCCACTCTCAACCTGGAAAGAACAACTCTCCAACGGGACTTACTGGATGGAACCGGCGTGAACGGAAACGGCGCCAAGCAGAACACGGCGCTCAACATCAATCGTTTTATGGGAACGATCAAATACAATCTTCATACCGCGAACTTTCGACTCGGATACAGCATGGATCTGCGCGCGGTTCCAGGAGGAAGAACGGACGGACTCGTTTCCTTTTACGATCAATCCGTATTCTTCTCGATATCGATTACGGACTTCTCTTTGGGCCAACAGGATTCTTCCGAGCTAACAAGAGTTCGTTTGTTTAGATTTAGAAAACGTCCTTTCCAAACGGGTGATCGTGCGGGAATATCTTCGGAGAATCCTTAACATGCTCAAAGAAAGAAGTCAAACCTTTAAGTTGATCTTTACCATTTTGGACTTTGTGACGGCTCTTTTCGGAGGAGCTCTCGCATTTTTGTTTCGCTTCTATGTCGTAGACGAAACCGGGATGGACGTTCGTTACGTGGATCTTGAAAGTTATGTTTTTCTTTTTGTTCTATTAGCTTTCTTTCAAGTGATCGTTTTTATCGCGATCGATCTCTATCATCCGAGACGCGGTCTTTCTTTTATCGACGAATTTCTTACGATCGTCGGCGGGGTGTTCCTCAATTTAGTTTTCGTTCTCGCCGTTTTATTCTTCTTTCGTGGGGATCTGGGAAGTGAACGTTTTTCAAGATCCGTAATTCTCGTTTACACGGTCATCAATACTTTGACCACGAGCCTTCTTCATTATTCAGCGAGAATTCTTCTCAGAACTCTTCGAAAGCGCGGTTATAACCTGAGAAGCGTATTGGTCGTCGGTGTTTCCGAAACTTCCAAACGATTTAACGACGCGGTCATCAAACACGGAATCTACGGTTATAAAATTTTGGGCTTTGTCCAAGCAGATACGGGAAAGCCGGTTCGTAAGGATATGAAAGTGATCGGAAAGGTAAGTAAGATCGCAAAAATTCTCGAAACGGAAAGACCGGACCTTGTAGTTTATACTCTCGAACCTTCGGAAGGGGATTATCTCAAAGAAGTTTTGGACGCTTGCGATCACGAAGGCATCGATCTAAAGATCGTTCCCGGTTTTCAAGAATTCATCAAGGCGAGGGGAAGGGTGGAGGAGATGGAAGGGCTTCCGGTCATTTCGATCCGAAACATTCCGATCCGTCTGGGATATAATAAATTCATAAAGCGTCTTTTTGATCTTACGTTTTCGATTCTTTTTATTCTCTTCTTTTCCCCCTTTTATCTTTTGATGGCACTGTTCGTAAAACTTTCCTCAAGAGGTCCGGTTTTTTATTATCAGGAAAGAGTCGGTCTGGATAATAAGAAATTTAAGATGATCAAGTTTCGGACGATGGTCGTTCAAGCGAAGTCGCAATCCGAAACGACCTGGACCATCCAGAACGATCCGAGAGTTACCGGAATCGGAAAAATTCTTAGGAAACTTTCCTTGGATGAGACTCCTCAGTTTTTCAACGTTCTTTTCGGGGACATGTCCGTCGTGGGACCAAGACCGGAACGTCCCCATTTTGTTGAAAAATTTAAGAATGATCACAGACATTATATGAGAAGGCACGCGGTAAAGGCCGGAATTACCGGTCTCGCTCAGGTGAAAGGACTCAGAGGAGATACGTCGATCGAGGATAGAATCGCCGCGGACATTTATTATATTGAAAATTGGTCTCTCTGGCTCGACCTAAAGATTATTCTCCTGACTCCATTTAAAGGAATCATGGACAAAAATGCCTACTAAAACACTCTGACTGCAAGGGAGAGAATCATGAACCTGAACGAAGATTCTTTGCAAAAAATCGCTGACCTCTCGCGTCTAAAAATTCGTCCTGAAGAAAAAGAATCCACCTTGAGAGACTTTAATAAGGTTCTGGAATACGTGGATCAAGTAAAAGGATTGGACGTATCTTCGATCGAAGACGACGAGATCTACTTCCAACACGAAAACGCGATTCGTCCGGATCTCTCCGGAAAACACCTCACTCGGGAAGAAATCGAAACCTTCGCACCATCCTTTCAAAACGGATACTTCGTCGTTCCTAAGGTGATCGAGACATGAACGAAATATTAAAAAAATCTTATACAGAATTAAAAACGGCTCTGGGCGAGGGTAAACTCAGCGCTACGGATTTAGCGAAAGCCTGTATCGAAAGAATCAAAGAAGTCGACGGTTCGGTGAAAGCATTTTTATCCCTGGATGAGAAGAAAATTTTGGAAGCCGCCGCCGAGAGCGATTCCAGAAGAAAAGCGGGCAAACCTCTTTCGGAGTTTGACGGAATTCCGGTCGCGATCAAAGACAATATCTGTATCCAAGATTCGATCACGTCTTGTTCTTCAAAAATATTAGAAAATTATAAATCTCCATTCAATGCGACGGTGATCGAAAGACTTCTGGAAAAAGGTTTTATCCTTTTTCCAAGAACGAACATGGACGAATTCGCGATGGGTTCCTCTACGGAGAATTCCGCATTTCAGACGACTCGGAATCCGTTCGATTTAGAAAGAATTCCCGGAGGTTCGAGCGGTGGATCCGCGGCCGCAGTGGCCGCTTCTATGGTTCCGTTGGCTCTCGGATCCGATACGGGCGGCTCCGTGAGACAACCTGCCTCCCTCTGTGGACTCTATGGACTGAAGCCCACTTACGGAAGCGTTTCACGTTATGGGCTCGTTGCCTACGCGTCCAGCTTGGATCAGATCGGACCGTTCTCCAAGGACGTCCAAGGTTGTATCGATTTGTATTCGGTCATTTCGGGAAAGGATCAAAGAGATTCCACTTCCGTAAATCGTCCGGGTTTCTCCGCGTCTTCCGTAAAGGAAGTCGACTTCAAAGGTTTGAAAATCGGGGTGATCAAGATGACTCCGGAGATCGATACGGACGTTACAAAAGCCTACGAATCTCTTCTCTCGCAATTGAAAGAAAAAGGTGCGACCTTAGTCGAACTGGATTTTTCGAAGTTCAGCTTCGCGATCCCGATCTATTATATCATAGCTACCGCGGAATGTTCCTCGAATCTTTCTCGCTTTGACGGAATTCGTTTCGGGGCGAGAAAGGATCCCACTGGAAAACTGGAAGATTTGTATGTGGATTCCAGAACGGAAGGTTTTGGAGCGGAGGTAAAGAGAAGAATTCTTTTGGGGACCTTCTCACTCTCCGCGGGTTATTACGACGCATACTATGGAACCGCACAAAAAGCTAGAGTTCTGATTCGGAAAGAATACGAATCGTTTTTTTCCAAGGTGGATTTCATTCTTCAGCCGACTTCGCCTACGACCGCATTTAAGGTCGGAGAGAAGACCAAGGATCCGGTGCAGATGTATAAGGCGGATATCTGGACTACGAGCGTGAATCTCGCCGGACTTCCAGCCATCAGCGTTCCGATGGGGAAAGATACAAAGGGACTACCGATCGGATTGCAGATCACAGCGCCGTATTTCGAAGAAGGAAAGTTGTTCGGCCTCTCACAAGCTGTCTCTAAATTAGAAGGTTTGAATATTCAATTTCCGGAAAAGATTGGATGAGCAACCTGACCGCAAGAGTCATTCCCTGCCTGGACATCAAGGATGGAAGGGTCGTAAAAGGGGTGAACTTTGTGAATCTCGTCGACGCGGGAGACCCCGTCGAATCTGCGGCGATTTACGAAGAGAATCTTGCGGACGAGCTTTGTTTTTTAGATATCACAGCATCCTCGGATCGAAGAGAAATTCTTCTTCATCTCGTGGAAAGGATCGCGGAAAAAATCTTTATTCCGTTTACGGTCGGCGGTGGAATTCGAACCGTCGCGGACGTAAGAGCGGTTTTAGAAAAGGGCGCCGATAAGGTGTCCATCAATACGGCCGCGTTTCAAAATCCTGAATTGCTTCGAGAATCTTCCGAGATCTACGGTTCTCAGTGCATCGTTTGTGCGATCGACGTGAAGTTCCAAAAGGAAAGAGATCGATATGAGATTTTTTTGCACGGAGGAAGAACAGAGACCGGAAGAGAAGCGTTGGATTGGGCGCAAGAAGCCGCCGATAAGGGCGCAGGTGAAATTCTTCTCACTTCTATGGACCGAGACGGAACGAGGAACGGATTCG
Coding sequences within:
- the gatC gene encoding Asp-tRNA(Asn)/Glu-tRNA(Gln) amidotransferase subunit GatC; the protein is MNLNEDSLQKIADLSRLKIRPEEKESTLRDFNKVLEYVDQVKGLDVSSIEDDEIYFQHENAIRPDLSGKHLTREEIETFAPSFQNGYFVVPKVIET
- a CDS encoding LPS-assembly protein LptD, which produces MHLRLILILFLLLLGIPIFAQTEEQMLRFMTGGAAGDQSPSSSANDEKKLAILRAKNRLLGKSIDTLPDREVDDLLLSLGLTREGSLFSRRKRLRSALEEALPVAADPLANLPQSKKALPISIENASEGELLQVDKNKSGVLVLRGRVRLKLRSGSIEAETITVDSERQEIYAEGGIVYKDGRAVIEGDKFIYDFRLEKGVVYKTKGTFAPAHFIGEKLKKLDDKRYALEMGYFTICNAEKPHYSFKVNRLYIYDDKTVMATNVRYQVGGTTVLWLPFLYNSNLGNGWITQAGKNNTQGLFMQNSYQWSVMPTIAVAPMGYKFRADFYEKTGQAFQLEMWKQSPYLNYLIDIGYANHRNYAISSAYEDRFHNFGIGTTAVTNQVDKGASFPYDPNSPYRNIGQDVEPWWKGRILLNSKTNNTEKDVTRNISFQYENYTNRLFDYEYGNRYEPANTLQSLYTARNVRQGYIRNTLEWKFDYTENRGDLSINVGMKRNLLYYILSPTDKSGYFPTVDVLPTTTIRNSSEIGRIPYFNSAVYWDAYLNNTILRYYGVPTRENLSIPTLDGNYQDPYGNYKENVLRTQYFTQGETGLRTTLNFGSYMTFTPNAFFGAKKQSATSRNNAAVTGVTDNAFTSLERYLARESYEYVRTASNLRIGIPLIFFNATYRKLEAYKPELQDPILAKTRQHELEISLESYALENFEISVRTIRDLRSFSPEYQPQPTNQERWYFTVARFSGYFDFLDGLRPKRASLLEKKRSFYSGLFINNDYVHHTPKAKPLSNSFTASYKMGGFTLPFVRLIRELELGGTWYHVYNSPILDGYRIFVKANVDFTRHLGIEAELDSRVSQPWRYTNQVGNTYDTFFYGNDPTTSASTLNLERTTLQRDLLDGTGVNGNGAKQNTALNINRFMGTIKYNLHTANFRLGYSMDLRAVPGGRTDGLVSFYDQSVFFSISITDFSLGQQDSSELTRVRLFRFRKRPFQTGDRAGISSENP
- a CDS encoding undecaprenyl-phosphate glucose phosphotransferase; this translates as MLKERSQTFKLIFTILDFVTALFGGALAFLFRFYVVDETGMDVRYVDLESYVFLFVLLAFFQVIVFIAIDLYHPRRGLSFIDEFLTIVGGVFLNLVFVLAVLFFFRGDLGSERFSRSVILVYTVINTLTTSLLHYSARILLRTLRKRGYNLRSVLVVGVSETSKRFNDAVIKHGIYGYKILGFVQADTGKPVRKDMKVIGKVSKIAKILETERPDLVVYTLEPSEGDYLKEVLDACDHEGIDLKIVPGFQEFIKARGRVEEMEGLPVISIRNIPIRLGYNKFIKRLFDLTFSILFILFFSPFYLLMALFVKLSSRGPVFYYQERVGLDNKKFKMIKFRTMVVQAKSQSETTWTIQNDPRVTGIGKILRKLSLDETPQFFNVLFGDMSVVGPRPERPHFVEKFKNDHRHYMRRHAVKAGITGLAQVKGLRGDTSIEDRIAADIYYIENWSLWLDLKIILLTPFKGIMDKNAY
- the gatA gene encoding Asp-tRNA(Asn)/Glu-tRNA(Gln) amidotransferase subunit GatA, with amino-acid sequence MNEILKKSYTELKTALGEGKLSATDLAKACIERIKEVDGSVKAFLSLDEKKILEAAAESDSRRKAGKPLSEFDGIPVAIKDNICIQDSITSCSSKILENYKSPFNATVIERLLEKGFILFPRTNMDEFAMGSSTENSAFQTTRNPFDLERIPGGSSGGSAAAVAASMVPLALGSDTGGSVRQPASLCGLYGLKPTYGSVSRYGLVAYASSLDQIGPFSKDVQGCIDLYSVISGKDQRDSTSVNRPGFSASSVKEVDFKGLKIGVIKMTPEIDTDVTKAYESLLSQLKEKGATLVELDFSKFSFAIPIYYIIATAECSSNLSRFDGIRFGARKDPTGKLEDLYVDSRTEGFGAEVKRRILLGTFSLSAGYYDAYYGTAQKARVLIRKEYESFFSKVDFILQPTSPTTAFKVGEKTKDPVQMYKADIWTTSVNLAGLPAISVPMGKDTKGLPIGLQITAPYFEEGKLFGLSQAVSKLEGLNIQFPEKIG
- the hisF gene encoding imidazole glycerol phosphate synthase subunit HisF, with amino-acid sequence MSNLTARVIPCLDIKDGRVVKGVNFVNLVDAGDPVESAAIYEENLADELCFLDITASSDRREILLHLVERIAEKIFIPFTVGGGIRTVADVRAVLEKGADKVSINTAAFQNPELLRESSEIYGSQCIVCAIDVKFQKERDRYEIFLHGGRTETGREALDWAQEAADKGAGEILLTSMDRDGTRNGFDINLLKAFSSALEIPIIASGGAGNPEHMVEAILRGKADAVLAASIFHFGEYSIRETKRAMQEMGISVRLD